One segment of Brassica napus cultivar Da-Ae chromosome C3, Da-Ae, whole genome shotgun sequence DNA contains the following:
- the LOC111204241 gene encoding MACPF domain-containing protein CAD1-like — protein sequence MENRKGGNFSVPSSEALTTTLRNAIQALGRGFDVTSDVRLLYCKGAPGSRLVHIEEGQNRDLELSDGFFLPNVPVDIECSPGEEGIQRIPVCTFHEMAAAFNEISGVKGNIPLGCFNAMFNYTGSWQVDAASTKSLAVVGYFNRLYEVKLAKLTLFLRNEIKRAVPSSWDPASLASFIENYGTHIVTSVTIGGRDVVYIRQHMSSPLPVSEIDNYVNDMRKHRFQDAESQSITGPLKYKDKDITVIFRRRGGDDLEQSHTRWAKTVPAAPDIINMTFTPIVSLLEGVPGLRHLTRAIELYLEYKPPIEDLQYFLDFQIARAWAPEQSNLQRKEPVCESLQFSLMGPKLFVSADQVTVGRKPVTGLRLSLEGSKQNRLSIHLQHLVSLPKILQPHWDSHVPIGAPKWQGPEEQDSRWFEPIKWKNFSHVSTSPIEHTETHIGDLSGVHIVTGAQLGVWNFGSKNVLHLKLLFSKVPGCTIRRSVWDHTPVASTGRLEQGGASTSSSSSEEKREDLSGQAGKLAKIVDSSEMLKGPQDLPGHWLVTGAKLGVEKGKIVLRVKYSLLNY from the exons ATGGAGAATCGTAAAGGAGGAAACTTTAGCGTACCCAGCTCCGAAGCTTTGACCACGACGCTTCGCAATGCGATCCAAGCTTTGGGCCGTGGTTTCGATGTCACATCCGATGTGAGGCTTCTGTACTGCAAAGGAGCTCCTGGGTCGAGACTTGTTCACATCGAAGAAGGACAAAACAGAGATCTTGAATTGTCCGATGGGTTTTTTCTTCCTAATGTCCCAGTTGATATCGAGTGCTCACCAGGCGAAGAAGGCATACAAAGAATCCCTGTTTGCACCTTCCATGAG atgGCAGCAGCTTTTAACGAGATATCAGGTGTCAAAGGGAACATACCACTCGGATGCTTTAACGCTATGTTCAACTACACTGGCTCTTGGCAAGTAGATGCAGCTTCCACAAAGTCTCTCGCAGTCGTTGGATACTTTAATCGGCTTTATGAAGTCAAATTAGCAAAGCTTACATTGTTTTTGCGCAATGAGATCAAACGCGCCGTGCCTTCCTCATGGGATCCTGCTTCCTTAGCTAG TTTTATCGAAAACTACGGCACTCATATTGTAACCTCTGTGACGATTGGTGGAAGAGACGTGGTCTACATCAGACAGCATATGTCTTCTCCTTTACCAGTATCCGAAATCGATAACTACGTCAATGACATGAGGAAGCACAGGTTTCAAGATGCAGAGAGTCAATCTATCACCGGGCCGTTGAAATACAAAGACAAG GATATTACAGTAATATTTAGGAGAAGAGGAGGAGACGATCTTGAGCAAAGCCACACTAGATGGGCTAAGACGGTACCTGCAGCTCCAGACATTATCAACATGACTTTTACTCCTATTGTCTCTCTCCTCGAAGGTGTGCCTGGTCTAAGGCATTTAACCCGTGCTATCGAGCTTTATCTGGAAT ATAAGCCTCCTATCGAAGATTTACAGTACTTCTTGGACTTCCAAATAGCTAGAGCATGGGCTCCTGAGCAGAGTAACCTCCAACGTAAAGAACCTGTGTGTGAATCTCTTCAGTTCAGCTTAATGGGTCCCAAACTATTCGTCAGCGCTGATCAG GTAACGGTTGGGCGTAAACCGGTCACGGGTCTCAGGCTAAGCTTAGAAGGAAGCAAACAAAACCGTCTCTCTATCCATCTACAACACTTAGTCTCTCTCCCCAAAATCTTGCAGCCACATTGGGACTCTCACGTGCCTATAGGTGCACCGAAATGGCAAGGGCCAGAAGAGCAAGACAGCCGCTGGTTTGAGCCTATCAAATGGAAGAACTTCTCTCACGTGAGCACCTCGCCGATCGAGCACACGGAGACGCACATCGGCGATCTTTCCGGCGTTCACATTGTCACGGGAGCTCAGCTCGGTGTGTGGAACTTCGGATCGAAGAACGTTTTGCATTTGAAACTACTTTTCTCTAAAGTCCCTGGTTGCACAATAAGACGGTCTGTTTGGGACCACACGCCGGTTGCTTCCACCGGGAGGCTCGAACAGGGAGGTGCGTCTACATCGAGTAGTTCGTCtgaggagaagagagaagacTTGTCGGGGCAGGCAGGGAAGCTGGCTAAGATTGTGGACTCGTCTGAGATGTTGAAAGGGCCACAAGATTTGCCTGGACATTGGCTTGTGACTGGAGCAAAGCTAGGCGTTGAAAAGGGTAAGATTGTGTTGCGTGTGAAGTATTCGTTGCTTAATTATTGA
- the LOC111204239 gene encoding uncharacterized protein LOC111204239 isoform X1: MLQASVLLITQGFEYCQVAKQNPMAMVVSGGKMPLHANALPLSIINTKTRVRPAASSFPLFSPAPHSHSPSSSLSIRFKPLQHVSRSLSVVSSVLSEDRATGVSGSGGTDAFKLTYLEGNSWLWETGGFRILVDPILVGNLDFGIPWLYDAAKRFLKGFKLDDLPEVDCLLITQSLDDHCHLNTLRPLSKKSPDVKVIATPNAKPLLDPLFRNVTYLEPGESYELNARNGSKVRVKATAGPVLGPPWQRPENGYLLASPEDQISLYYEPHCVCNMELLKNERADIVITPVIKQLLPQFTLVSGQEDAVQLAKILKAKFIVPMQNGDLDAKGILASIIKKEGTIESFKDLLARELPKAQVLEPIAGVPLEILPPTSDV; encoded by the exons ATGCTTCAAGCCTCGGTCTTATTAATAACCCAAGGATTTG aatATTGTCAGGTGGCAAAACAAAACCCAATGGCTATGGTGGTTTCTGGTGGAAAGATGCCACTTCACGCCAATGCTCTTCCTCTAAGTATCATCAACACCAAAACAAGAGTCCGACCTGCAGCATCCTCGTTTCCGCTATTCTCACCCGCTCCTCACAGTCACAGCCCTTCCAGCTCCCTCTCCATCCGCTTCAAGCCCTTGCAGCATGTTTCCCGGTCTCTCTCCGTGGTATCTTCTGTTCTGTCAGAGGACAGAGCTACTGGAGTTAGTGGCTCTGGGGGGACAGATGCATTCAAGCTGACATACTTGGAG GGAAATAGCTGGCTATGGGAAACCGGTGGATTCAGAATCTTGGTTGATCCCATTCTTGTGGGTAATTTGGACTTTGGAATCCCATGGCTCTATGATGCTGCCAAGAGATTTTTGAAGGGCTTCAAG CTTGATGATCTCCCTGAAGTTGATTGCCTGCTCATAACTCAAAGCCTTGATGACCATTGTCATCTAAACACCCTCAGGCCACTTTCCAAGAAATCTCCTGACGTAAAAGTTATTGCAACTCCAAATGCTAAGCCTTTGCTGGATCCTCTTTTCAGAAAT GTAACTTATCTGGAACCTGGAGAGAGCTACGAGCTAAATGCAAGAAACGGTTCTAAGGTTCGAGTCAAAGCCACAGCAGGACCTGTCCTCGGTCCACCATGGCAACGCCCTGAAAACGg GTATCTTCTTGCTTCCCCTGAAGATCAGATATCTCTCTACTACGAACCGCATTGTGTATGCAACATGGAACTTCTGAAGAATGAAAGAGCCGACATTGTAATCACACCGGTCATCAAACAACTTCTCCCACAATTTACTCTAGTTTCTGGCCAAGAAGACGCTGTCCAGCTCGCCAAAATCTTAAAAGCCAA GTTTATTGTGCCGATGCAAAACGGAGATCTTGATGCAAAGGGGATTTTAGCAAGTATTATTAAGAAAGAAGGAACGATAGAGTCATTTAAG GACCTATTGGCAAGAGAGCTTCCCAAAGCTCAAGTGTTGGAGCCCATAGCAGGCGTGCCGCTAGAGATCTTGCCTCCAACGTCAGACGTTTAG
- the LOC111204239 gene encoding uncharacterized protein LOC111204239 isoform X2 — protein sequence MAMVVSGGKMPLHANALPLSIINTKTRVRPAASSFPLFSPAPHSHSPSSSLSIRFKPLQHVSRSLSVVSSVLSEDRATGVSGSGGTDAFKLTYLEGNSWLWETGGFRILVDPILVGNLDFGIPWLYDAAKRFLKGFKLDDLPEVDCLLITQSLDDHCHLNTLRPLSKKSPDVKVIATPNAKPLLDPLFRNVTYLEPGESYELNARNGSKVRVKATAGPVLGPPWQRPENGYLLASPEDQISLYYEPHCVCNMELLKNERADIVITPVIKQLLPQFTLVSGQEDAVQLAKILKAKFIVPMQNGDLDAKGILASIIKKEGTIESFKDLLARELPKAQVLEPIAGVPLEILPPTSDV from the exons ATGGCTATGGTGGTTTCTGGTGGAAAGATGCCACTTCACGCCAATGCTCTTCCTCTAAGTATCATCAACACCAAAACAAGAGTCCGACCTGCAGCATCCTCGTTTCCGCTATTCTCACCCGCTCCTCACAGTCACAGCCCTTCCAGCTCCCTCTCCATCCGCTTCAAGCCCTTGCAGCATGTTTCCCGGTCTCTCTCCGTGGTATCTTCTGTTCTGTCAGAGGACAGAGCTACTGGAGTTAGTGGCTCTGGGGGGACAGATGCATTCAAGCTGACATACTTGGAG GGAAATAGCTGGCTATGGGAAACCGGTGGATTCAGAATCTTGGTTGATCCCATTCTTGTGGGTAATTTGGACTTTGGAATCCCATGGCTCTATGATGCTGCCAAGAGATTTTTGAAGGGCTTCAAG CTTGATGATCTCCCTGAAGTTGATTGCCTGCTCATAACTCAAAGCCTTGATGACCATTGTCATCTAAACACCCTCAGGCCACTTTCCAAGAAATCTCCTGACGTAAAAGTTATTGCAACTCCAAATGCTAAGCCTTTGCTGGATCCTCTTTTCAGAAAT GTAACTTATCTGGAACCTGGAGAGAGCTACGAGCTAAATGCAAGAAACGGTTCTAAGGTTCGAGTCAAAGCCACAGCAGGACCTGTCCTCGGTCCACCATGGCAACGCCCTGAAAACGg GTATCTTCTTGCTTCCCCTGAAGATCAGATATCTCTCTACTACGAACCGCATTGTGTATGCAACATGGAACTTCTGAAGAATGAAAGAGCCGACATTGTAATCACACCGGTCATCAAACAACTTCTCCCACAATTTACTCTAGTTTCTGGCCAAGAAGACGCTGTCCAGCTCGCCAAAATCTTAAAAGCCAA GTTTATTGTGCCGATGCAAAACGGAGATCTTGATGCAAAGGGGATTTTAGCAAGTATTATTAAGAAAGAAGGAACGATAGAGTCATTTAAG GACCTATTGGCAAGAGAGCTTCCCAAAGCTCAAGTGTTGGAGCCCATAGCAGGCGTGCCGCTAGAGATCTTGCCTCCAACGTCAGACGTTTAG